One genomic window of Cercospora beticola chromosome 5, complete sequence includes the following:
- a CDS encoding uncharacterized protein (antiSMASH:Cluster_3) — protein MSAKPITEADGKAILNYHLTRAPVIKPTPLPPSSTHNPPAKLATITFADGDDVNGVLDAAEAKYPFLLQQGAKFVAKPDQLIKRRGKSGLLKLNATWAEAKEWIAARANKIQKVEHIEGALRNFLVEPFVPHPQETEYYININSAREGDWILFYHEGGVDVGDVDEKAAKLLIPVDLKEYPSNEEIAKALLPNVPKGVHPVLIDFISRLYAVYVDCQFTYLEINPLVVIPNAEGTSADVHFLDLAAKIDQTAEFECGVKWAVARAPAALGIPVANTGSSKVSIDAGPPLEFPAPFGREMSKEEAYIAEMDAKTGASLKLTILNSQGRVWTLVAGGGASVVYADAIASAGFAGELANYGEYSGAPTETQTFHYARTVLDLMLRAPQHPEGKVLFIGGGIANFTNVASTFKGVIRALREVAPLLNEHKVQIWVRRAGPNYQEGLKNIKAVFKELDLNGHVFGPEMHVSGIVPLALIPGKYHEGIKEFEG, from the exons ATGTCTGCGAAGCCAATCACAGAAGCAGATGGCAAGGCCATTCTGAACTACCACTTGACCCGCGCGCCTGTCATTAAGCCAACTCCTCTCCCACCTTCATCAACGCACAACCCACCAGCCAAACTTGCCACAATAACTTTTgccgatggcgacgatgtcaACGGTGTTCTGGACGCTGCTGAGGCTAAATACCcattcctcctccagcaaGGCGCCAAGTTCGTCGCAAAGCCAGATCAATTGATCAAGCGACGAGGCAAGTCGGGACTTCTCAAGCTCAATGCTACTTGggcagaggcgaaggagtggATCGCAGCACGCGCAAACAAGATCCAAAAGGTCGAGCACATTGAGGGTGCTTTGAGGAATTTTCTCGTCGAGCCCTTCGTGCCCCACCCTCAAGAAACCGAGTactacatcaacatcaactcCGCTCGTGAG GGTGACTGGATCCTCTTCTACCACGAGGGTGGTGTTGATGTGGGAGACGTCGACGAGAAGGCTGCTAAGCTGCTCATTCCAGTCGACCTCAAGGAATACCCAAGCAACGAGGAGATCGCCAAGGCGCTCCTCCCTAATGTGCCAAAGGGTGTCCACCCAGTCCTCATTGACTTCATTTCACGACTGTACGCCGTCTACGTCGACTGCCAATTCACGTACCTCGAAATCAACCCGCTCGTCGTCATTCCCAACGCCGAGGGAACCTCCGCCGATGTCCACTTCCTCGATCTCGCAGCAAAGATCGACCAGACCGCAGAGTTTGAGTGCGGTGTCAAGTGGGCTGTTGCACGCGCCCCAGCAGCTCTTGGTATTCCAGTCGCGAACACTGGCTCCAGCAAGGTCTCGATCGATGCTGGCCCACCGCTTGAGTTCCCCGCTCCTTTCGGTCGTGAGATGAGCAAAGAGGAGGCATACATTGCAGAGATGGACGCAAAGACCGGTGCCTCGCTCAAGCTCACCATCCTCAACTCACAAGGACGTGTGTGGACACTTGtcgctggtggtggtgcctCCGTGGTCTACGCTGATGCCATTGCATCTGCTGGCTTCGCTGGTGAGCTCGCCAACTACGGAGAGTACTCTGGTGCTCCAACCGAGACACAAACCTTCCACTACGCACGCACAGTCCTCGACCTCATGCTGCGAGCACCACAACACCCAGAGGGCAAGGTCCTCTTCATCGGTGGTGGTATCGCTAACTTTACCAAC GTCGCCAGCACATTCAAGGGTGTCATCCGCGCACTCCGTGAAGTCGCACCTCTTCTCAACGAGCACAAGGTCCAGATCTGGGTGCGTCGTGCTGGTCCCAACTACCAGGAAGGTCTCAAGAACATCAAGGCCGTGTTCAAGGAGCTCGACTTGAACGGCCACGTTTTCGGCCCCGAGATGCACGTGTCGGGTATTGTCCCACTTGCGCTTATTCCTGGCAAGTACCACGAGGGCATCAAGGAGTTCGAGGGTTAA
- the SMF1 gene encoding Manganese transporter smf1 (antiSMASH:Cluster_3): MSFIPLNPRPMLQGLVNKDVIVRIKWGQEYTGRLVSVDSYMNIQLSGAEEKAANGQDGGVLGQVLIRCNNVLWISAKDKQANGDAEMAG; the protein is encoded by the exons ATGAGC TTCATCCCCCTCAACCCTCGCCCGATGCTCCAAGGCCTCGTAAACAAAGACGTCATCGTCCGCATCAAATGGGGACAAGAATACACGGGACGATTGGTTTCCGTGGACTCGTATATGAATATCCAACTCAGTGGTGCGGAAGAAAAAGCGGCGAATGGACAGGATGGTGGGGTTTTGGGACAGGTTTTGATTCG ATGTAACAATGTCCTATGGATTTCGGCAAAGGATAAGCAGGCGAATGGGGATGCGGAGATGGCTGGGTAA
- the NUO21 gene encoding NADH:ubiquinone oxidoreductase 21kD subunit, with protein sequence MASLRTAAMLRAAAVRPALSQRVPALARFQTTDSVAPNQQSRDNRPESTDAAPAARASTSSVTIRQEGASEGQPRHQPDWNVAVDYRTSNFSPVPLRVMDGSEPGVDTPAAVLSGAPVELQARTVRIYKPAKTATQSGDWTGHSWRMDWDPLSKGHRWENPLMGWQSSSDFMQGTHLNFNSKEDAIRFANKQGYEYFVQEPNTRKFVPKAYADQFIHSPKKLKQVRTK encoded by the exons ATGGCTTCGCTCCGTACTGCAGCGATGCTGCGTGCTGCAGCTGTACGGCCTGCACTGTCGCAGCGCGTCCCAGCCCTGGCGCGCTTCCAAACCACCGATTCTGTCGCCCCGAACCAGCAGTCTCGAGACAACCGCCCAGAGTCGACCGACGCCGCACCAGCTGCACGAGCTTCGACATCGAGTGTGACTATCCGACAAGAAGGAGCGTCTGAGGGCCAACCCCGACACCAGCCTGATTGGAATGTGGCTGTCGACTACAGAACATC CAACTTCTCCCCTGTCCCGCTTCGTGTCATGGACGGCAGCGAGCCAGGCGTCGATACACCGGCTGCTGTGCTTTCTGGAGCACCAGTCGAGCTGCAAGCACGCACCGTTCG CATCTACAAACCCGCTAAGACCGCAACTCAATCCGGCGACTGGACTGGTCACTCATGGCGCATGGACTGGGATCCTCTCAGCAAAGGTCACCGCTGGGAGAACCCTCTTATGGGCTGGCAATCATCTTCCGATTTCATGCAAGGCACACATTTGAACTTCAACTCCAAGGAAGACGCCATTCGGTTCGCCAACAAGCAAGGCTACGAGTACTTTGTGCAGGAGCCAAACACGAGGAAGTTCGTGCCCAAGGCTTATGCCGATCAGTTCATCCACAGtccgaagaagttgaagcagGTGCGGACGAAGTAG
- a CDS encoding uncharacterized protein (BUSCO:EOG09265FTN), protein MVSSIIPPKVASPNAIGSTSDAARMQNVVGFYEKLPRGSAPQAKPSGLLQRYQARYMGNKASPWPLVHVIGTLLVVGYAQNYYFHLRHHKNNAH, encoded by the exons ATGGTTTCCTCGATAATCCCCCCAAAG GTTGCTTCGCCCAAC GCCATCGGCAGCACCAGCGACGCTGCGCGCATGCAAAACGTTGTTGGGTTCTACGAGAAGCTCCCACGAGGAAGCGCACCCCAAGCGAAGCCAAGCGGCCTGCTTCAGAGATACCAGGCCAGATACATGGGTAACAAGGCATCTCCATGGC CACTCGTCCACGTTATCGGCACTCTTCTCGTCGTCGGTTATGCTCAGAACTACTACTTCCATCTTC GTCACCACAAGAACAACGCGCACTAA